DNA from Acidobacteriota bacterium:
CGGCGAGCTGGCGAGCCACATCCTGATCGCCAGCGACTACCCGCACTGGGACGGGGACAACCCCGACGTCGTGCTGCCGTCGGGGCTCGACGAGGAACTCGTGAAGGGCATTCAGTGCGAGAACGCCCGGGCGCTGTACGGGCTCTAGGGCGTTCGCGGCGGGTGGTGTCGGCGCCGGCGGCCCGCGGATGAAGTACGTCGTCGCCGAGGCGTCCGAGATCGAATCGGGCGACCGCAAGATCGTGACCGTCGCCGGCCGGTCGATCGGCGTCTTCAACCTGGACGGCGAGTTCTTCGCGCTCCGTAATCGCTGCCCGCACCAGGGCGGGAAGCTCTGCGAGGGCAAGCTCTGGGGTGTGATCCGTTCCGACCTTCCCGGCGATTTCGAGTACCGCCCGAGCCGCGAGATCCTCTGTTGCCCCTGGCACGGCTGGGAGTTCCACGTCCGCACCGGCCAGTCCTGGTGCGCGCCCGAGCGGCTGAGAGTGCGCCGCTACGAGGTCGAGACCGTCGCCGGCGAGGAGATCGCCGAGGCTGCCGATACCGAGGCGGCGCAGCCCGACGATCCCGACGCCCCGGCCCCAGGGATGGTCAAGGGTCCGTACACCGCCGAGACCTACGCGGTCACACGCGAGGGCGAGTACCTGGTGGTCGACATCCCCGGGTAGTGACCGCACAGCGAACTCGTCGCCCACTGGGTGCGCCGGCGTCCCCGCCGGCCGCCGCCGCAGGCGGCCCGAGAGACGCGCCGGCCGTCAGGCCGGCTCAGCTTGGGCGGCCTGCGCTTCAGTCCGCAGGAGATTCCGAGTCCACCGATGCGCCCGATACGCACCGAAGACCCTTCCGGCTGATAAGGACAAGTCCCAGCGGGTGAAACGGCTGGCGTCTTCGCCAGCGGGCGGTCTTGCGACGCCGCTACGTCTGCGGCCGAATGTCGAACGCCACGGCTTCGCGGTCGTTGCGCACCAGCAGGATTCCCTCGGCGATCGCCGGGTTGTTCCAGGTGCGTCCGGAGACGGCGGGCAGCGCGGCAACCTCCTGGTGGCTTTCCGGCGTGGCGCGCACCAGGACGAGCTGACCCCGTTCCGTGGTGATCAGCAGGTGGCCTGAGGCGAGCAGAAGCTGGCCGTGGCCGTAGCGGCCGCCCTTCCACATGCGGTCGCCAGTTTCGGCGTCGACGCAGGCGAGGATGCCGTTGTCCAGCCCGTAGACGTAGCCGTCGTGGAAGACGGAGGTCGAGAAGGTGTTCTTCATCCGGTTGTTGAACCAGATCTCCTTCACCGACGCGGTGTTCGCTTCGAGGTCGGCGTCGACTTCGAGCACCGCGGCGCCGTGGCCGTAGCCGGACGACACGAAGATGCGGTTCGGCGCCACCTGGACGGGCTGCGCGGCGTTGATGCCGTTCATCGTTGCCCAGGGCCGGCTCCAGTACGTCCCGCTGCCGTCCGTGGCGAGCGCGACCACCTGATCGGCGCCGATCAGGACGATCTGGGAAAGGCCGTCCAGGGTGAAGACCGCGGGCGCGGTGTAGGCGCCTGCGGCGTCGAGCGCCCGCCAGCGAATCGCTCCGGTGTCGAGCTCGTAGGCGATCACGGCCCCGTTGGGACCGCCGGGCGCGGTGAGGACCGCTCCGTCCAGAATCGCCGGGGAGGCCGCCATTCCCCAGGTCAGGTTCGCCGCGCCTGAGTCCTCGAGAACGTTCGTGCGCCAGATCGAAGCTCCGGTCGCGGCGTCGAACGCCTGGAGTTCGCCGGTGGCGCCGAGCGCGACCAGGGTGCCCTCATACAGGGCCGGCGTGGCGCGTGGGCCGTCGCCGCCCATGCTCTCCTCGAAACGGGCGTCCCAACTCGCGTTCCAGCGTTCCACGCCGGTCTGCAGGTCGTAGGCGGCGACCACTTCCTGTTCCCGCCGCTGCTCGATCGTGTACGCGAGGCCGTCTCCGGCCACGAAGGATGCGTAGCCGCCGCCGACCGGGATGCGCCAGAGCTCCGGCGGGCCTTCGTTTGGCCAGTCCGTGTTGATCGGCTGGGGATAGCGGCCGTCCATGTGGAGGCCACGGTAGTAGGGCCAGGAGTCAGGCGACGGCTCTTCGGCGGCTGGCTCCGACTCGGCGGCCTGGGCGAGGCCAGGCGCTTCGGCGCGGTCCCGGTGCGTCTCGATCGCGCGGTAGTGCCGTCCCTCGTGGTGAAAGTCGAGTTGCGGCATCAAACCGCCCGAGATCTGAAGGTGCATCCCCGTCGTCAGGTTCAGTACCAGCGCCAGGCCGGCGAGCGCGGCCACGGAGATACCGGTCCACTTCAGGAAGGAGAGGAAGCGGCTTCGTTTCCTGGTCTTGGTCATCGCTGGCATCCTATTCCCTGGCGGTACGGAGGTCGCTGCTACTCTGCCGTCCCTCTGTGAAGGCCCCCACGGTCCATCTCCGCTTCTCGCCCGCGGTCCTGCCGGAAGCGGCCGAGAACCTCCGTTCCGAGGTTCGGGAGCTACTCGAAGAAACGCGCGCCGGGGGCGTCTGGTTACCGGAGGGACTCTCCTGGTGGGGTCGCAACCCGGCGCTCAGCCGCGCGCTCGGCGACGCGGGCTTCATCGGCATGACGTGGCCGCGCCAGTACGGCGGATCGGAGCGGAGTTACCTGGAGCGCTACGTCGTGACAGAGGAGCTGCTGGCAGCCTGTGCGCCGACCGCGTTTCACTGGTTCGCCGACCGCCAGATCGGCCCAAGCATCCTGCGCTACGGCACCGAGGAGCAGAAGCAGCGTTTCCTGCCGCCGATCGCCCGTGGCGAGCTGTCTTTTGCGGTCGGCATGAGCGAGCCCGACTCCGGTTCCGATCTGGCCTCGATCCGCACCCGGGCCGAGCGCACGGACGGCGGCTGGCGGCTCAACGGCTCGAAGATCTGGACCTCCTACGCGCACGAGGCCGAGTACTGCGTCGCCCTGGTGCGCACGGAACCGAAGTCGGACAAGCGGCACGCCGGCATGAGCCAGGTCATCATCGATCTGAAGAACTCGGACGGGATCACGGTGCGTCCGATCATCGACCTCCCGGGCCGCCACGACTTCAACGAGGTTTTCTTCGAGGACACCTTCGTGCCGGACGACTGCCTGCTGGGCAATCCCGGGGACGGCTGGGAACAGGTGACGTCCGAGCTGGCCTACGAACGGAGCGGTCCGGAGCGCTTCCTGACGAACTTCCATCTGCTGCGCGCACTGGTCGACGCGCTGGATGGGAGCGCGTCGCGGGCGGCGCGGCGCGAGGTCGGGCTACTCGTCAGCCGGCTCTGGGTGCTTCGAGCCGCCTCGGTTTCGGTTGCCGCGGCTCTTGAGGCCGGCGAGGCGCCGAACGTGGAGTCGGCCCTGGTCAAGGACCTGGGCACCAACTTCCAGCAGGAAGTACCGGAGATCGTCCGCCGCGTCGTGGCTGATGAAGGGGTTGCCGACGAGGTGGTCCTCGACATCCTGCGTCAGGTCGTCCTGGCCGCGCCCTCGTACACGATCCAGGGCGGCGCGACGGAGATCCTCCGCGGCATCGTCGCCCGGGGACTGAGGCTGCGATGAGCGAGATGCGGCAGCTCCTCCTGGACACGGCGGTGCGCCTGTTCGAGGCGGCGTCGGCGGACGAAGTCTTCGAGGCGGTCGAGGAAGGCCGTTTCCCGGAGAACCACTGGCGGGCGATCGAGGACAACGGCCTGGTCGACATGCTCCTGCCCGAAGAAGCCGGGGGCGCCGGCGTCGACTTCGGCGACGCGATGGCGGTAGCGCGGACCGCCGGCGCCTTCGCGCTGCCGTTGCCCCTTGTCGAGACGATGATCGGCCGATGGCTGCTCTCGGGCGCCGGACTCGCGGCGCCCGCGGGTCCGCTGGGAATGGTGACGGCCGCGGGCCGACTCGAGGTGCCCTGGCCGGACAACATCTCGGCGCTGGTCGTGTCGGGCGCTACGGACCGCGTCGGCTGGGTCGCCGCCGGCGAAGTCGAGTCCGAGCGCGGCACGAACAGTGCCGGTGAACCGGTGGGGCGATTGCGGGAGCCACCGCCGATCCCTCCGGGACAGTCGGGCGACGTGAGTTCGGAACCGTCTCCCTCCACCGTGATGGCGGTCGCCCGTAGCGCGATGATCGCCGGCGCCATGGAGCGCATCCTCGATCTGACGATCGAGCACGTTCAGGGACGGGTCCAGTTCGGGCGGCCGCTGGCCCGCTTCCAGGCAGTGCAACAGTTGATGGCGATCATGGCCAGCCATGCGGCTGTGGTGGGCGTCGCCTCGGATACGGCAGTTCTGGCGGTCGAGTCGACTCACGGGGAGGGGGACAGGAACGCCGCGTTCGTCGTAGCCTGTGCCAAGGCCCGCGCCAGCGAAGCCTGCTATGAGGTTACCCGTATCGCGCACCAGCTCCACGGCGCGATCGGCTACACGCGCGAGCACGACCTGCACCGCTTCACCCGCCGGCTCTGGGCCTGGCGCGACGCCGACGGGGACGAGGGCTACTGGCAGCAGCGGGTCGGCGAGATGGCGATTCGCTCCGGTGGGGCCGGCCTGTGGCCGCTGCTCGTCGAGGCGCGGTCTGCAGCGCTGGAGCGATAGGCTCCGCCTTTCACCGAGCCAGCCGTTTCGATGTCGCTGACCTTCGAGCACGTCCACATCATCTGCGAGGACCCGCGCGCTTCCGCGCGCTGGTATCGGGACATGCTC
Protein-coding regions in this window:
- a CDS encoding Rieske (2Fe-2S) protein, producing the protein MKYVVAEASEIESGDRKIVTVAGRSIGVFNLDGEFFALRNRCPHQGGKLCEGKLWGVIRSDLPGDFEYRPSREILCCPWHGWEFHVRTGQSWCAPERLRVRRYEVETVAGEEIAEAADTEAAQPDDPDAPAPGMVKGPYTAETYAVTREGEYLVVDIPG
- a CDS encoding PQQ-like beta-propeller repeat protein, producing the protein MTKTRKRSRFLSFLKWTGISVAALAGLALVLNLTTGMHLQISGGLMPQLDFHHEGRHYRAIETHRDRAEAPGLAQAAESEPAAEEPSPDSWPYYRGLHMDGRYPQPINTDWPNEGPPELWRIPVGGGYASFVAGDGLAYTIEQRREQEVVAAYDLQTGVERWNASWDARFEESMGGDGPRATPALYEGTLVALGATGELQAFDAATGASIWRTNVLEDSGAANLTWGMAASPAILDGAVLTAPGGPNGAVIAYELDTGAIRWRALDAAGAYTAPAVFTLDGLSQIVLIGADQVVALATDGSGTYWSRPWATMNGINAAQPVQVAPNRIFVSSGYGHGAAVLEVDADLEANTASVKEIWFNNRMKNTFSTSVFHDGYVYGLDNGILACVDAETGDRMWKGGRYGHGQLLLASGHLLITTERGQLVLVRATPESHQEVAALPAVSGRTWNNPAIAEGILLVRNDREAVAFDIRPQT
- a CDS encoding acyl-CoA dehydrogenase family protein, producing MKAPTVHLRFSPAVLPEAAENLRSEVRELLEETRAGGVWLPEGLSWWGRNPALSRALGDAGFIGMTWPRQYGGSERSYLERYVVTEELLAACAPTAFHWFADRQIGPSILRYGTEEQKQRFLPPIARGELSFAVGMSEPDSGSDLASIRTRAERTDGGWRLNGSKIWTSYAHEAEYCVALVRTEPKSDKRHAGMSQVIIDLKNSDGITVRPIIDLPGRHDFNEVFFEDTFVPDDCLLGNPGDGWEQVTSELAYERSGPERFLTNFHLLRALVDALDGSASRAARREVGLLVSRLWVLRAASVSVAAALEAGEAPNVESALVKDLGTNFQQEVPEIVRRVVADEGVADEVVLDILRQVVLAAPSYTIQGGATEILRGIVARGLRLR
- a CDS encoding acyl-CoA/acyl-ACP dehydrogenase; this encodes MSEMRQLLLDTAVRLFEAASADEVFEAVEEGRFPENHWRAIEDNGLVDMLLPEEAGGAGVDFGDAMAVARTAGAFALPLPLVETMIGRWLLSGAGLAAPAGPLGMVTAAGRLEVPWPDNISALVVSGATDRVGWVAAGEVESERGTNSAGEPVGRLREPPPIPPGQSGDVSSEPSPSTVMAVARSAMIAGAMERILDLTIEHVQGRVQFGRPLARFQAVQQLMAIMASHAAVVGVASDTAVLAVESTHGEGDRNAAFVVACAKARASEACYEVTRIAHQLHGAIGYTREHDLHRFTRRLWAWRDADGDEGYWQQRVGEMAIRSGGAGLWPLLVEARSAALER